One window of Brevibacterium pigmentatum genomic DNA carries:
- a CDS encoding PLD nuclease N-terminal domain-containing protein has product MARLLIAAIVLAAAVTLYGLFDCLLRDRGLIRVLPKPAWALIILFIPVLGFILWYLFGRGSEDKPTRGTRPRGQVAPDDDPDYLRQVDRELKLGKHAPPAQDHDDENSPSQDTAKSDDDSGPADSSADSDDRGTKGDGRGRSN; this is encoded by the coding sequence ATGGCTCGACTACTCATTGCCGCGATCGTCCTGGCGGCTGCGGTGACACTGTACGGACTCTTCGATTGCCTGTTGCGTGATCGGGGTCTGATTCGAGTCCTGCCCAAACCTGCGTGGGCACTCATCATCCTCTTCATCCCCGTCCTCGGGTTCATCCTCTGGTACCTGTTCGGACGCGGTTCCGAAGACAAACCCACGCGCGGCACGCGCCCCCGCGGGCAGGTTGCTCCCGATGACGACCCTGACTATCTGCGTCAGGTCGACCGCGAACTCAAGCTCGGCAAACACGCGCCTCCGGCTCAGGACCACGACGACGAGAACTCCCCGAGCCAAGACACCGCGAAGTCGGATGACGACAGCGGTCCCGCAGACTCCTCTGCCGACTCCGATGACCGGGGAACCAAGGGCGACGGCCGCGGCCGCTCCAACTGA
- a CDS encoding DUF4229 domain-containing protein, protein MRTFWLYTLARFGLIIAVGLVLFPFLGLNLVMAIAAIIIGALLSYLLLGKMRAKAATEIEAKVAKRASKPKRVGADEAAEDEIVEERLGEDGDQSK, encoded by the coding sequence ATGCGCACCTTCTGGCTCTACACACTGGCTCGCTTCGGCCTCATCATCGCCGTCGGCCTCGTTCTGTTCCCTTTCCTCGGCCTCAACCTGGTCATGGCGATCGCCGCCATCATCATCGGTGCACTGCTGAGCTACCTGCTCCTGGGCAAGATGCGCGCCAAAGCCGCAACCGAAATCGAAGCGAAGGTCGCCAAGCGGGCGTCCAAGCCGAAGCGCGTCGGCGCCGACGAAGCGGCTGAGGACGAGATCGTCGAAGAGCGTCTCGGAGAAGACGGCGACCAGTCGAAGTGA
- a CDS encoding 1,4-dihydroxy-2-naphthoate polyprenyltransferase — protein MADAAQWISGARLRTLPLALAPVLIGTGAAIGSLGGFTAFILDDISGKDDHVSFGQILLRGFLALLVSLCLQIGSNYANDYSDGIRGTDDERVGPVRLTATGLAEPHAVKRAAFIFFGLAGVAGIVLVLISQAWWFLLVGAAAVAAAWFYTGGRRPYGYMGLGEVFVFVFFGLVATLGTMWMQVGHLTLSGWAGAVSIGSLASAVLMVNNLRDIPTDIEADKITLAVKIGDNAARIAYAVLVLLPFALLALAILDGHPAVALAILALVPALNPLKTVLSGTTGPGLIPPIKSTGLTGLAFSALMGLGLAL, from the coding sequence ATGGCTGATGCCGCCCAGTGGATTTCTGGAGCTCGACTGCGAACTCTGCCCCTGGCTCTCGCACCCGTCCTCATCGGAACCGGCGCCGCGATCGGATCGCTCGGCGGATTCACCGCCTTCATCCTCGACGACATCTCGGGCAAGGACGACCACGTCAGCTTCGGACAGATCCTGCTGCGCGGATTCCTCGCTCTCCTCGTCTCCCTGTGCCTGCAGATCGGCTCGAACTACGCCAACGACTATTCCGACGGCATCCGCGGCACCGATGACGAACGCGTCGGACCGGTCCGGCTCACCGCGACCGGGCTGGCCGAACCTCACGCGGTCAAACGGGCCGCCTTCATCTTCTTCGGCCTGGCCGGAGTCGCCGGCATCGTGCTCGTCCTCATCTCACAGGCGTGGTGGTTCCTCCTCGTCGGAGCCGCCGCCGTCGCCGCCGCCTGGTTCTACACCGGCGGCAGACGGCCCTATGGCTATATGGGCCTCGGCGAGGTCTTCGTCTTCGTGTTCTTCGGGCTCGTGGCGACCCTGGGCACGATGTGGATGCAGGTCGGTCATCTCACCCTCAGCGGTTGGGCCGGAGCCGTCTCGATCGGATCCCTGGCCTCTGCTGTGCTCATGGTCAACAACCTCCGTGACATCCCCACCGACATCGAAGCCGACAAGATCACCCTGGCCGTGAAGATCGGTGACAATGCCGCACGCATCGCCTATGCGGTGCTCGTGCTGCTGCCGTTCGCGCTGCTGGCGCTGGCGATCCTCGACGGTCATCCCGCCGTGGCCCTGGCGATCCTCGCCCTCGTCCCGGCGCTCAATCCGCTCAAGACGGTGCTCAGCGGCACGACGGGTCCTGGGCTGATTCCGCCGATCAAGTCCACTGGGCTGACCGGTTTGGCCTTCTCCGCGCTGATGGGCCTCGGCCTGGCGCTCTGA
- a CDS encoding AMP-binding protein → MTARELHPAELPEAIDRALAGTSILILPSDRDGAVTEAAPSLWAGQGPAPALILFTSGSTGTAKAVALSADALTASARATERFLSGPGDWHLCLPVNHIAGFQVELRARLAGRAPVRAASARFTAQSFATEVTALVERAGDRPTYTSIVPTQLHRILEDGLATEAAGRISHILLGGAAISPSLLDRAEAAGLAIVRTYGMSETAGGCVYDGVPFDGVEVTITEAGTIDLTGPVVADGYVEIGADGAITPVDSPALTVDEAGRRIMHTSDLGRIDSGVLSVLGRADDIIVSGGTNVSPHALESGLLPSWQKAGIEEMLVTWVPDEEWGKLIVALVRTVDGGGVGAENPRESAQRLNALDHGMTGQLLPQLVFPVAEIPNRSIGKPDRRAAARLAADLMARDANTHTGEQPVT, encoded by the coding sequence ATGACTGCACGCGAACTGCACCCCGCCGAGCTGCCCGAGGCCATCGACCGGGCACTCGCCGGGACCTCGATCCTCATCCTTCCATCGGATCGGGACGGTGCCGTCACCGAGGCGGCACCCAGTCTGTGGGCAGGGCAGGGTCCAGCCCCGGCCCTCATCCTCTTCACCTCCGGATCGACCGGGACGGCGAAAGCGGTGGCCTTGTCAGCTGATGCGCTGACCGCCTCGGCGCGGGCGACCGAACGATTCCTCTCCGGGCCCGGCGATTGGCACCTGTGCCTGCCGGTCAACCACATCGCCGGGTTCCAAGTCGAGCTGCGCGCCCGCTTAGCGGGCCGCGCACCGGTCAGGGCCGCCTCGGCGAGGTTCACCGCCCAGTCCTTCGCCACCGAGGTCACCGCCCTGGTGGAACGGGCGGGCGACCGACCGACGTACACCTCGATCGTGCCCACCCAACTCCACCGGATCCTCGAGGACGGCCTCGCCACCGAGGCGGCCGGACGGATCTCGCACATCCTCCTCGGCGGAGCGGCGATCTCACCATCGCTGCTCGACCGCGCCGAGGCCGCGGGACTGGCGATCGTGCGGACCTACGGGATGAGCGAGACGGCGGGCGGCTGCGTCTATGACGGGGTGCCCTTCGACGGGGTCGAGGTGACCATCACCGAGGCGGGGACGATCGACCTGACCGGGCCCGTCGTGGCCGACGGCTACGTCGAGATCGGCGCCGACGGAGCGATCACACCGGTCGACTCCCCCGCTCTCACCGTCGACGAGGCGGGACGGCGGATCATGCACACCAGCGATCTGGGTCGGATCGATTCCGGTGTGCTCAGCGTGCTCGGTCGAGCCGACGACATCATCGTCTCCGGCGGCACGAACGTCTCCCCGCATGCCCTGGAGTCCGGCCTGCTGCCGAGCTGGCAGAAGGCGGGAATAGAGGAGATGCTTGTGACCTGGGTGCCCGACGAGGAGTGGGGCAAACTCATCGTCGCACTCGTCCGGACTGTCGACGGCGGTGGTGTCGGAGCGGAGAATCCGCGAGAATCGGCACAGAGGCTCAATGCCCTCGACCATGGGATGACGGGGCAGCTGCTGCCGCAGCTCGTCTTCCCGGTCGCCGAGATTCCGAACCGGTCGATCGGCAAACCAGATCGCAGGGCTGCGGCCCGGCTCGCCGCCGATCTCATGGCGCGTGATGCGAATACCCATACTGGTGAACAACCGGTAACATAA
- a CDS encoding 1,4-dihydroxy-2-naphthoyl-CoA synthase gives MTVSEIFDPTAWREVSGFDFTDITYHRAIDPATGNDIGCVRIAFDRPEVRNAFRPHTVDELYRALDHARQTSDVGAVLLTGNGPSEKDGGWAFCSGGDQRIRGRSGYQYASGETRESVDPARAGRLHILEVQRLIRTMPKVVIAVVPGWAAGGGHSLHVVCDMTIASREHAKFKQTDADVGSYDAGYGSAYLAKMVGQKKAREIFFLGRTYSAQEMADMGAVNEVVDHADLETAALQMAREILGKSPNAQRMLKFAFNLVDDGLVGQQVFAGEATRLGYMTDEAVEGRDAFLEKRDPDWSPFPWYY, from the coding sequence ATGACGGTTTCAGAAATCTTCGACCCCACTGCCTGGCGTGAAGTCTCCGGCTTCGACTTCACCGATATCACCTACCATCGGGCCATCGACCCCGCCACCGGCAACGACATCGGCTGCGTGCGCATCGCCTTCGACCGTCCAGAGGTCCGCAATGCCTTCCGCCCGCACACCGTCGACGAGCTCTACCGCGCTCTCGACCATGCTCGCCAGACCTCCGACGTCGGCGCCGTGCTGCTCACCGGCAACGGCCCGAGCGAGAAGGACGGCGGTTGGGCCTTCTGCTCCGGCGGAGATCAGCGCATCCGCGGCCGCTCCGGCTACCAGTACGCCTCCGGTGAGACCCGTGAGAGCGTCGATCCGGCTCGTGCCGGCCGCCTCCACATCCTCGAGGTCCAGCGCCTCATCCGCACCATGCCGAAGGTCGTCATCGCCGTCGTCCCCGGCTGGGCAGCCGGCGGAGGCCACAGCCTCCACGTCGTCTGCGATATGACGATCGCCTCACGCGAACACGCGAAGTTCAAGCAGACCGATGCCGATGTCGGCTCCTACGACGCCGGCTACGGTTCCGCCTACCTGGCGAAGATGGTCGGGCAGAAGAAGGCCCGTGAGATCTTCTTCCTGGGCCGCACCTACTCCGCGCAGGAGATGGCCGATATGGGAGCCGTCAATGAAGTCGTCGACCATGCCGATCTCGAGACCGCGGCCCTCCAGATGGCGCGAGAGATCCTGGGCAAGTCACCGAACGCGCAGCGCATGCTCAAGTTCGCCTTCAACCTCGTCGACGACGGACTCGTCGGCCAGCAGGTCTTCGCCGGAGAAGCCACCCGACTGGGCTATATGACCGACGAAGCCGTCGAAGGACGCGACGCCTTCCTCGAAAAACGCGACCCCGACTGGTCGCCGTTCCCCTGGTACTACTGA
- a CDS encoding o-succinylbenzoate synthase, with protein sequence MADTARSHSGAPESASLSSAPLDLPARFDEVIEDLHVVRLPMVTRFRGITEREVALFSGPAGWAEFSPFVEYGTEEASRWLRASLEFSGLIPQPTALAEAAPSNAHARGSAPAAVADGETVAVNGTLPACPPDQVESILSRYGRVGTVKAKVAEHGFASLEEDLARLREFRRLFPDTTLRLDANAGYTQAEAVKACEAFADFDLQYFEQPVPAVEQLADLREELARRGLPIVIAADESIRKAEDPLRVAELGAAEVIIVKVQPLGGIGAALDVISASGLPAVVSSALESSVGLAAGAELAAKLPRTDRSRDILGDRVACGLGTGRLFTADIVADHEALTPVDGAIPVTRIVPDPDRLQQLAVDPGRFEWRAQRVQSCWSALRG encoded by the coding sequence ATGGCCGATACAGCCCGTTCGCACTCCGGTGCACCCGAATCTGCGTCCCTCTCCTCAGCTCCGCTCGATCTGCCCGCACGCTTCGACGAGGTCATCGAGGACCTGCACGTCGTGCGACTGCCGATGGTCACCCGATTCAGAGGGATCACCGAGCGAGAAGTGGCGCTCTTCTCCGGTCCTGCAGGGTGGGCGGAGTTCTCCCCGTTCGTCGAATACGGCACCGAGGAAGCCAGCCGGTGGCTGCGCGCCTCCCTCGAATTCTCCGGGCTGATCCCGCAGCCCACCGCCCTCGCCGAGGCGGCCCCCTCCAATGCCCACGCGCGCGGTTCCGCCCCGGCGGCGGTGGCTGATGGTGAGACCGTCGCCGTCAACGGCACGCTGCCCGCCTGTCCGCCGGACCAGGTCGAATCGATCCTGTCCCGTTACGGTCGAGTCGGCACCGTCAAAGCGAAGGTCGCCGAACACGGTTTCGCCTCCCTGGAGGAAGACCTGGCGCGCCTGCGGGAGTTCCGCAGACTCTTCCCCGACACGACGCTGCGCCTGGACGCAAACGCCGGTTATACGCAGGCCGAAGCCGTCAAGGCCTGTGAGGCCTTCGCCGACTTCGACCTCCAATACTTCGAACAGCCGGTGCCGGCAGTCGAGCAGCTCGCGGACCTGCGCGAGGAACTCGCCCGACGCGGACTGCCGATCGTCATCGCCGCCGACGAATCCATCCGCAAAGCCGAGGACCCGCTGCGTGTGGCCGAACTCGGGGCCGCCGAAGTCATCATCGTCAAAGTCCAGCCGTTGGGTGGAATCGGTGCGGCCCTCGACGTCATCAGTGCCTCGGGGCTGCCCGCAGTCGTGTCCTCGGCGCTCGAGTCTTCCGTCGGACTGGCCGCCGGTGCCGAACTGGCGGCCAAGCTGCCGCGCACCGACCGCAGTCGGGACATCCTCGGTGACCGGGTGGCCTGTGGCCTGGGGACGGGACGTCTCTTCACCGCCGATATCGTCGCCGACCACGAGGCGCTGACTCCGGTCGACGGGGCCATCCCGGTGACGCGAATCGTCCCGGACCCTGACCGCCTGCAGCAGCTGGCGGTGGATCCGGGACGATTCGAGTGGCGGGCTCAGCGGGTGCAGAGCTGTTGGAGTGCCCTGCGCGGTTGA
- a CDS encoding alpha/beta hydrolase, with protein sequence MRRSLIIAMGARAIRTLTAARSQRGRYPARDQTTSFLGPEPRGKDARTWHIRDKRKLSPRLREFFLYSPALGRTVGVRVLLPGIPAEVSPVIHLFHGGGDDFRSWTDFGSAEELTLDSPYLVVMPDGGAGTYSRLAVGSEVHDWPRFHTEEIPAFLKANFSVDWAPGSQLLAGLSMGGYGAMKYAAWHPDRYGSAAAFSSPLDPLSTVPAFDIIAMREGARSLSLFGDPGQDRSEWLANSPYALAENLRGLDLWFSAGSGSLEGAKDRDLLETMISSQGERFSARLNALGIRHSWFPRTSGLHNWTSWERELGAWLKTLAKRRDYASSDRGHTDRVADGGEFTFLTGHALFDIHGWRVEISRRRAQVVRFDAVSAAGFSLSGTGSFRVRTPGLFDPGRRYDISVSGPSGDNAYQQEADKKGRLTFTGRLAAAMHDPIIPGKRTAHFATLGQDEVTTVRIASAPVDEATDRRHGAAAFDRAAAVAGTATVDGATTVDGKAEVDEGRSTADVPDPSQTETADDPAGVYIESGRESSAADSSER encoded by the coding sequence ATGCGCCGCTCGTTGATCATCGCGATGGGAGCACGGGCCATCCGCACTCTGACCGCGGCCCGCTCCCAGCGCGGACGCTATCCCGCTCGCGACCAGACCACGTCCTTCCTCGGGCCCGAACCCCGCGGAAAGGACGCCCGGACTTGGCATATCCGAGACAAACGGAAACTCTCGCCGAGGCTGCGCGAATTCTTCCTCTACTCCCCCGCACTCGGCCGCACCGTCGGCGTGCGGGTGCTGTTGCCGGGGATTCCCGCCGAGGTCAGCCCCGTCATCCACCTCTTCCACGGAGGCGGCGACGACTTCCGTTCATGGACGGATTTCGGTTCCGCCGAGGAGCTCACCCTCGATTCCCCGTACCTCGTCGTCATGCCCGACGGCGGAGCGGGAACGTATTCGCGCCTGGCCGTCGGCAGCGAGGTCCACGACTGGCCGCGCTTCCACACCGAGGAGATCCCCGCCTTCCTCAAAGCGAACTTCTCCGTCGACTGGGCACCCGGCAGCCAGCTGTTGGCGGGGCTGTCGATGGGCGGCTACGGGGCGATGAAGTACGCGGCCTGGCATCCAGACAGGTACGGATCGGCCGCAGCGTTCTCCTCTCCTCTGGATCCGCTGTCGACGGTGCCGGCATTCGACATCATCGCGATGCGCGAAGGCGCGCGGTCGCTCAGCCTGTTCGGCGATCCCGGGCAGGACCGCAGCGAATGGCTGGCGAATTCGCCCTATGCTCTGGCCGAGAATCTCCGCGGCCTCGACCTGTGGTTCAGTGCCGGATCGGGCAGCCTCGAAGGGGCGAAGGACCGTGACCTTCTGGAGACGATGATCAGCTCCCAGGGCGAGCGCTTCTCCGCCCGTCTCAACGCCCTCGGCATCCGCCATTCCTGGTTTCCGCGCACCAGCGGTCTGCACAATTGGACGAGCTGGGAACGGGAGCTCGGAGCCTGGCTGAAGACGCTCGCCAAACGGCGCGACTATGCGAGCTCGGATCGCGGACACACCGATCGCGTGGCCGACGGCGGAGAGTTCACCTTCCTCACCGGTCATGCCCTCTTCGACATCCACGGGTGGAGGGTGGAGATCTCCCGTCGTCGCGCGCAGGTCGTGCGCTTCGACGCCGTCAGCGCCGCAGGCTTCTCCCTGAGCGGCACCGGCAGCTTCCGTGTCCGCACTCCCGGGCTCTTCGACCCCGGACGACGCTACGACATCAGCGTGTCCGGCCCCAGCGGAGACAACGCCTACCAGCAGGAGGCGGACAAGAAGGGACGACTGACCTTCACCGGTCGGTTGGCCGCGGCCATGCACGATCCGATCATCCCCGGCAAGCGCACCGCGCACTTCGCCACGCTGGGACAGGACGAGGTGACCACGGTCAGGATCGCCTCGGCGCCGGTCGACGAGGCAACCGACCGCAGGCACGGTGCGGCTGCATTCGACCGTGCGGCAGCGGTCGCCGGTACCGCAACGGTCGATGGTGCGACAACGGTCGATGGTAAGGCGGAGGTAGACGAAGGGCGGTCCACAGCCGATGTTCCAGATCCGTCACAGACAGAAACCGCAGACGATCCCGCTGGCGTTTATATTGAGAGCGGTCGCGAATCGTCGGCCGCTGATTCATCAGAACGCTGA
- the menD gene encoding 2-succinyl-5-enolpyruvyl-6-hydroxy-3-cyclohexene-1-carboxylic-acid synthase, with protein sequence MSNSSAVAQQIARSLVHAGVSDVVFAPGSRSAPLVYALAPLAEAGLIRTHVRVDERDAAFLALGLARGLRARGSDSAVAVVTTSGSAVANLHPAVLEASYGHLPVLALTADRPARLRGTGANQTIDDQSQVLSDVRARFDIPAGDTAEAVARSVSDAVATALGQSDGTRAEVAGSVQFNVQFDVPLVPTPEELGAWKDEIGELAEIGVEHRGAETGASSTGPRFGEADRGGAGTGSRASVGVTITEGTVIVAGDAGGYSAESLHALAADHHLPVLAEPSSALARTTAGLSGSSISGTVELTTVVPAHARVLSDHPELRESIRTVIVHGKPTLTRPVAALLADETVNVRHVPDNIDALDLTVTVARTPADDVTAVDEAQGVPASGSDWVCAWIDAGTSLVAAARAEQSAERSAARAADEHSGAASAREFQSTARKITEHLAAQDITLFVASSNSVRYLSDATDIRARIHASRGLAGIDGLISTATGLSLGLGEPVVLLIGDIAMLHDIGGLLAPNAEEVGDVTIVVLNDDGGAIFSGLEHSQAHLEGFLERYFTVPHGRGFADLAAGYGWDHEQVTSAEEFETALGTIDGQRNAGVRRIIEVTEPQRQ encoded by the coding sequence ATGTCGAATTCGAGCGCGGTGGCGCAGCAGATTGCCCGAAGCCTGGTCCATGCCGGGGTCAGTGATGTCGTCTTCGCCCCCGGTTCGCGGTCGGCTCCCTTGGTCTATGCCCTGGCTCCCCTCGCCGAGGCGGGACTCATCCGCACTCATGTGCGCGTCGATGAGCGTGACGCCGCCTTCCTCGCCCTCGGCCTGGCCCGCGGCCTGCGTGCCCGCGGCAGTGATTCCGCCGTGGCGGTCGTGACGACGTCCGGATCGGCCGTGGCCAATCTCCACCCGGCCGTCCTCGAAGCTTCGTACGGACACCTGCCGGTGCTCGCGCTCACCGCGGACCGCCCCGCCCGGCTGCGCGGCACGGGGGCCAACCAGACCATCGACGACCAGTCGCAGGTGCTCAGCGACGTTCGTGCCCGCTTCGATATCCCTGCCGGTGATACCGCCGAGGCGGTCGCCCGATCGGTGTCAGACGCCGTGGCCACGGCGTTGGGGCAGAGTGATGGAACCCGCGCCGAGGTGGCAGGCTCCGTCCAGTTCAATGTGCAGTTCGACGTGCCCTTGGTTCCCACCCCGGAGGAGTTGGGCGCATGGAAGGACGAGATCGGCGAGTTGGCTGAAATCGGGGTCGAGCATCGTGGTGCCGAGACCGGCGCTTCAAGCACCGGGCCTCGCTTCGGAGAAGCAGATCGCGGCGGTGCGGGAACCGGCTCGCGGGCATCCGTCGGTGTCACTATCACAGAAGGGACGGTCATCGTCGCCGGAGACGCCGGCGGGTATTCGGCCGAATCTCTGCATGCACTCGCCGCTGATCATCATCTTCCCGTGCTTGCCGAACCCTCGAGTGCGCTGGCCCGCACCACTGCCGGTCTGTCGGGCTCCTCGATCTCCGGCACCGTCGAACTGACGACGGTCGTGCCCGCCCATGCCCGAGTACTCAGCGATCACCCCGAGCTGCGGGAGTCGATCCGCACCGTCATCGTCCATGGAAAACCGACCCTGACCAGGCCCGTCGCCGCACTGCTCGCCGACGAAACGGTGAACGTACGGCACGTCCCCGACAACATCGATGCGCTTGATCTGACCGTCACTGTAGCGAGAACCCCTGCCGACGATGTGACGGCGGTGGACGAGGCACAGGGCGTCCCCGCCTCCGGGTCGGACTGGGTGTGCGCATGGATCGACGCCGGGACATCCCTCGTAGCAGCCGCACGAGCAGAGCAGTCTGCGGAACGATCCGCGGCACGAGCCGCGGACGAGCACTCGGGAGCCGCCTCGGCGAGGGAATTCCAGTCGACGGCACGAAAGATCACCGAACACCTCGCTGCCCAGGACATCACCCTCTTCGTCGCCAGTTCGAACTCGGTTCGCTACCTCAGCGACGCCACCGACATCCGCGCTCGCATCCACGCGTCAAGAGGTCTGGCGGGAATCGACGGACTGATCTCGACCGCCACAGGGCTGTCTCTGGGGTTGGGGGAGCCGGTCGTCCTGCTCATCGGCGATATCGCCATGCTCCACGACATCGGCGGACTGCTCGCCCCGAACGCCGAGGAGGTCGGTGACGTGACGATCGTCGTGCTCAACGACGACGGGGGAGCGATCTTCTCCGGACTCGAACACTCGCAGGCCCACCTCGAAGGATTCCTGGAGCGCTATTTCACGGTCCCGCACGGCCGCGGCTTCGCCGACCTCGCTGCGGGATACGGATGGGACCACGAACAGGTGACCAGCGCAGAGGAATTCGAAACGGCTCTCGGCACGATCGACGGTCAGCGAAACGCAGGTGTTCGGCGGATCATCGAGGTAACCGAACCGCAGCGGCAGTAG
- a CDS encoding isochorismate synthase, translating to MTTTFGTSDILSAPPRLHVRSRFVDDVDPGPGFPFESGLPTTVEQTLELLPTDGFSCWVRDTSGLIGFGRTLRIRARGPERFTELSDAWKAITEVAEVEDEVDLLGSGLVCFATVAYSGESAVDSIIHVPEFVLGRRGGRVWLSSISTAEVPPLPPILQAEPLQRVQTARAEAGDLGPEKWSRLVEQVADMLTPIDTSAEVDAFSDDPTLRKIVLARDEVVTTDEDIDVRAVLGALNRSYPSCWTFDIAGLIGSTPELLIGVEDNKVTSRVLAGTYRVEKNPMEEMPAARKLLSAHKDSTEHAFAIASLQRSLGSVAEDVTVDERPHLLPLANVIHSASDAQATLAADSGLNALDVAAAVHPTAAVGGYPQASAVAHVDELEPLDRGRYSGPVGWMDGRGNGQFGIALRCGQLEDRNRIRLYAGAGIMPDSDPDTEVAETNAKLAPMRRALGLDRD from the coding sequence ATGACTACGACTTTCGGCACTTCCGACATCCTCTCCGCCCCTCCGCGCCTGCATGTGCGGTCCCGTTTCGTCGACGACGTCGATCCCGGGCCCGGCTTCCCCTTCGAATCGGGTCTGCCCACGACAGTGGAGCAGACGCTCGAGCTGCTGCCGACCGATGGCTTCTCCTGCTGGGTCCGTGACACCTCCGGTCTCATCGGCTTCGGCCGCACCCTGCGCATCCGAGCGCGCGGGCCCGAACGGTTCACCGAGCTCTCCGATGCATGGAAGGCCATCACCGAGGTGGCCGAGGTCGAAGATGAGGTCGATCTGCTCGGCTCCGGGCTCGTGTGCTTCGCCACCGTCGCGTATTCGGGCGAATCCGCGGTCGATTCGATCATCCACGTCCCCGAGTTCGTCCTCGGTCGCCGCGGTGGCCGCGTGTGGCTGAGCTCGATCTCGACGGCCGAGGTTCCTCCGCTGCCGCCGATCCTCCAGGCAGAACCTCTGCAGCGCGTGCAGACGGCCCGCGCCGAGGCCGGGGATCTCGGTCCGGAGAAGTGGTCGCGGCTCGTCGAGCAGGTCGCTGACATGCTCACCCCGATCGACACCTCGGCGGAGGTGGATGCATTCTCGGATGATCCGACTCTGCGCAAGATCGTCCTCGCCCGCGACGAGGTCGTCACCACCGATGAGGACATCGACGTGCGTGCGGTGCTCGGTGCGCTCAACCGCAGCTACCCGAGCTGCTGGACCTTCGACATCGCCGGTCTCATCGGGTCGACTCCGGAGCTGCTCATCGGGGTCGAGGACAACAAGGTGACCTCACGGGTGCTGGCCGGGACCTACCGGGTGGAGAAGAACCCGATGGAGGAGATGCCGGCGGCACGGAAGCTGCTGAGCGCCCACAAGGACAGCACCGAGCATGCCTTCGCCATCGCCTCGCTGCAGCGCAGTCTGGGTTCGGTCGCCGAGGATGTCACCGTCGATGAGCGCCCCCACCTGCTGCCGCTGGCCAATGTCATCCATTCGGCGTCGGACGCGCAGGCGACCCTGGCCGCCGATTCCGGCCTCAATGCCCTCGATGTCGCCGCTGCCGTCCACCCGACGGCCGCCGTCGGCGGGTACCCGCAGGCGAGCGCAGTGGCACACGTCGATGAGCTCGAACCCCTCGACCGTGGCCGCTACTCCGGTCCCGTCGGATGGATGGACGGCCGCGGCAACGGCCAGTTCGGCATCGCCCTGCGCTGCGGTCAGCTCGAGGATCGCAATCGGATCCGGCTGTACGCCGGTGCTGGCATCATGCCCGATTCGGATCCCGACACCGAGGTGGCCGAGACGAACGCGAAGCTCGCTCCGATGCGTCGCGCGCTCGGCCTCGACCGCGACTGA
- a CDS encoding demethylmenaquinone methyltransferase, producing the protein MNRAKLDKQPADVASMFDDVASRYDLTNDVLTFGIARTWRRTVAHSVAAGPGERVLDLAAGTGTSSMTFTHHGAEVVAGDISTGMLAEGRRRHPQIDFIYADAMDLPFADSSFDVVTISFGIRNVHDVDLALTEMLRVLKPGGRLVICEFSTPTLDAFSLVYKEYLMRALPAVARAVSSNPEAYVYLAESIRDWPNQDAFAHQILDAGFDQVKYRNLTGGIVAVHHALKPAEAADTAESTQP; encoded by the coding sequence ATGAACCGTGCCAAGCTGGACAAACAGCCCGCCGACGTCGCGTCGATGTTCGATGATGTCGCCTCCCGCTACGACCTCACGAACGACGTCCTCACCTTCGGAATCGCCCGCACCTGGAGGCGCACCGTCGCCCATTCCGTGGCCGCGGGGCCCGGCGAACGCGTGCTCGACTTGGCCGCCGGCACGGGCACCTCGTCGATGACGTTCACCCACCACGGCGCCGAGGTGGTGGCCGGGGACATCTCCACCGGAATGCTCGCCGAGGGGCGCCGTCGGCACCCGCAGATCGACTTCATCTACGCCGATGCGATGGACCTGCCCTTCGCCGATTCGAGCTTCGACGTCGTCACGATCTCCTTCGGCATCCGCAACGTCCACGACGTCGATCTGGCGCTCACCGAGATGCTGCGCGTGCTCAAGCCCGGTGGGCGCCTCGTCATCTGCGAATTCTCCACTCCGACGCTCGACGCCTTCAGCCTCGTCTACAAGGAATACCTGATGAGGGCGCTGCCGGCCGTGGCACGTGCCGTGTCCTCGAACCCCGAAGCCTACGTCTATCTGGCCGAGTCGATCCGTGACTGGCCGAACCAGGACGCCTTCGCCCACCAGATCCTCGACGCCGGGTTCGACCAGGTGAAGTACCGCAACCTCACCGGCGGAATCGTCGCCGTCCACCATGCCCTCAAGCCCGCCGAGGCGGCCGACACCGCGGAGTCGACCCAGCCTTGA